A genomic window from Daphnia carinata strain CSIRO-1 chromosome 9, CSIRO_AGI_Dcar_HiC_V3, whole genome shotgun sequence includes:
- the LOC130689168 gene encoding PHD finger-like domain-containing protein 5A: MAKHHPDLIFCRKQPGVAIGRLCEKCDGKCVICDSYVRPCTLVRICDECNYGSYQGRCVICGGPGVSDAYYCKECTIQEKDRDGCPKIVNLGSAKTDLFYERKKYGFKKR, encoded by the exons ATGGCAAAACATCATCCagatttaatattttgtcGGAAACAACCAGGCGTTG CTATAGGTCGGTTGTGCGAAAAATGTGACGGAAAATGCGTCATTTGCGACTCATACGTGAGACCGTGTACGCTAGTACGAATTTGTGATGAATGTAACTATGGATCATATCAGGGACGATGTGTAATCTGTGGAGGTCCAGGTGTAAGTGATGCATACTACTGCAAAGAATGCACAATTCAGGAAAAAGAT AGAGATGGATGTCCGAAGATTGTCAATCTAGGAAGTGCAAAGACAGATTTgttttatgaaagaaaaaaatatggtttCAAAAAGAGGTAG